A section of the Candidatus Bathyarchaeota archaeon genome encodes:
- the cas2 gene encoding CRISPR-associated endonuclease Cas2 translates to MRHLVIYDITDDNLRNRISELLKDYGLTRIQYSAFIGNLSRHKLSSLLVDLKNLIGELVENVQIYPVCDLCFKGRREVGKPKRYELVEEKAKIAYF, encoded by the coding sequence ATGCGCCATCTCGTAATCTACGACATAACCGACGACAACCTAAGAAACCGGATCAGCGAGCTGCTAAAGGACTACGGTTTGACAAGAATCCAATACAGTGCCTTTATCGGAAATCTAAGCAGACATAAGCTAAGCAGCCTACTCGTAGATCTAAAAAACCTCATAGGTGAACTAGTTGAGAACGTGCAGATCTATCCAGTGTGTGACTTATGCTTTAAAGGAAGGAGGGAAGTTGGAAAACCGAAAAGATATGAGCTGGTTGAAGAGAAAGCAAAAATTGCCTATTTCTGA